The Anopheles ziemanni unplaced genomic scaffold, idAnoZiCoDA_A2_x.2 scaffold_903_ctg1, whole genome shotgun sequence DNA window CTCAAGACACCATCCATCAAAGCAAACATTGTACAAATAGACGGTGGGAGATTCTGGTACAACGGTGTAAACAAATGTATCCAGAATAGATGCCGGTAAGTCTACCCAACTATCGTTCAGCGATCCATAGAATGTTACTTAGAAATGCTAAACCGTTTTCATTCTTACTTTTAGGGCCATGAATCTCAACATCAACACGATGAGTTTGTACGTTTCGGTTGACGGTCTACCACTGACCAATAGCAGTAAAATGCAGTTCTGGCCTATTCTGATCAGCATAGCAGAATTGCCTACCGTAGCACCGATGCCGGTGGCTATCTTTTGCGGGCTAAGAAAGCCGGAGAAGGTAGAAGAATATCTACGTCCACTTGTGTCGGAACTGAATGAGTTAATGACGGACGGCATTCGCATCCAGGACAAGGCAATAAACATTAGAGTCCGGGCTTTTATTGCTGATACACCAGCAAGGGCGTTTATTAAAGGTAATGATTTATTCTCTGGCAATCATTCATCACATTTTGTACACACTAATCACGCTTTtattgcttcgttttttttctgttacag harbors:
- the LOC131292961 gene encoding uncharacterized protein LOC131292961 produces the protein MNLNINTMSLYVSVDGLPLTNSSKMQFWPILISIAELPTVAPMPVAIFCGLRKPEKVEEYLRPLVSELNELMTDGIRIQDKAINIRVRAFIADTPARAFIKGVVNFNGLQGCIKCVSQGQR